The genome window ATGATTAGGAACAAAAGTaagtttccaagcaaaataccttaacccctcaagaaaggtagtagcttagtggtttttcttccaaaacaactccacaaagaccttcaaactcccttagcaagtcaccttggtggacaaattcaagatttaatcggttggtttgcaagatctaagcaagaaatgaaagatgaagttgtggttttctctctctcttttctagcTAAGGAAGTCAGCCAAGcggaagaaagaaatgaagaaatttgtccaattttttcCAATATAAAGATcaaaaagtcttggtcaaaagtcaacgTCCAATGGttatgtgacaaatggtcctctACGGTGTtaatcttatccttttgtctctccaagattaaccgtctaagtaacctctaattatctcttaacacctagtatattaatcccggtatacaaaacataacctaatcggtcgaatttatcgcacttaacgccactagcgggtcccacgtccgatatacactctttatttcttatgagctaacttatactagaaaaaggattggaaaactatattcacttatcaaagtctctggaaaatttggataataaaataaagtaagaaaatgtgtgagaacccgtaatttgcattttctaggttttcgcatttttcatggcttgtttactgcactttctgtatccgaaaaaatttctagataaattttatgagtaaatataattttcaaatgattttgctagtatcaaatagattttgagaaattaagagtgaataccggacgtgggacccactagtgcgaaaagttcgaaaaaattcggccaactgaATTAAGTTTTGGATgctggaattattttatcgggtgttatgagatatttagaggttgcaaatttggattgatgtgagaggaaacaaagtgatagacttgcattaaattaggtgacaagtgtcaccatgtgattgggctaccttaagactttcttaccattgacttaaataaccaaaaatgacccaaatatcttccaaaaatcttcaagaagagccggccctctcaagctttctttctctctttcttatTCCAAgtacaaggaagaaaacacttcaatcttgctccaaatcatcaaaactagccatccaaccttgaaattactccataaaacctcttcaattagagttagtaagtggatttgtggagttgtttggaaagttaaggtggtcaatagctctctctctcttgttttaaaggtaagttgtgtagaaccaccctcctcctttaattgatgcttaaagcatgcttagtggttgtataagatgcaagtttatggattaattctttttttttttttttttttttaataaaagggGAGAACCCCCCAAATTTTATTCAACAGCAACAAAATCATACGACGAAGGAAGCAAACCCTCCCTTCAACACATgccagaaaaataagaaaataccTAACAACTAACGTTTCGAATATATGGATAGCCCATTGCATCCAAGTTAATCAACGACCGAGCCCTACTTGGAAGCAGATGATGAGATTGGAAAGTAACAAATGGACTCTCCAAAGATAAAGCCGTTAGGCTGTCTGCCACAGCATTCGCCTCACGATAGATATGTGTAATGGTCCCCTGCACCTTACCTAACAACAACCGAATCTGGCTTAAAATGCTACACAACGGCCACTTACCAATCGATTGACTAGTAACCAGCCGGGCCAACACTAGAGAATCTACTTCTACTAAAATATCTGACAACCCTGTCCCAACACACCACTGTAGACCAGTTAACAACGCTAACCCTTCCGCATGTACCACCTCACATTCCCCAAACTCCTTATAAAAAGCACCAAACATCTTCCCTTCAAAATCCCGTACCACTCCTCCGCCTTTCGCCAACCCATTTGACACACTTGCGTCGGTGTTCAGCTTGACTGCCCCTCGAGGAGGCTTCCTCCAAGATATAGCTTGCGGACAGAAAGATTTATGTGGTTTGAGCTGAAAATACCGTGCAAAGTAGGTATCCGTATCCCCCTCCAACTGAGACCTTTTCAACATACGCGCAGCCCCCAGAGCAACCAACCACCCATTGATGTCTGAAATAACTTTAAAGCAAGCCGAGGGAACATTACCAAACCGAGCGTCATTTCTACTACGCCACAGAAACCATAACACTACAACAGGTATAACACACCGAACATGATCCAAACGCCCACTCCCAGAAGATTGAAACCACACCACTAGCAACGAAGAAACGCATGAGAATGAAGTCCACGGGATACCGCAAGCGCGGAAGAAATGCTTCCAGACAGCACTTGCCAAGTTGCCCTGCACAAAAATATGATGCAAAGACTCCTGTGAATCACCACAACAATCACACTTGGAAGCCAATGAAAACCCTCTAGAACGGAGCTTGTCATCCAACGGCAGAAAACCAGccaaaatcctccaaacaaggTAAGACATCTTTAACGGCAGCAAAGGACACCAAATTCCGCGCCACACCAAAGACAGGTTACGCCGCTGTCTAATTAAATCCCATGCAGACGACACAGTGAACCTACCATCCGTTGAAGGAGCCCAAACCAATTCATCCTTAAGAGCTGGATCAACACTTGTCTGCAAAATACTATTAACGACCGATCGAGGAAGAACCTGGAGCAAACGTTCAATATTCCACCCTGTAGAGCTATAGAACTCAGCTACCAAACAATGAGGAGGCTCCCCATCACACTGGCTACTAAGCGGTTCGTCAAAAAGCCAACGATCGTACCAGAAATCGACAAACCCCTCACCAACACGCCAACGAAAATTGGCTTCAGCAACAGTCCGAACTGAGCAGACCCGCTTCCATATTGCCGACCCAACACCAACCTCTGCCGAGGACGGATGTTGGTCACCAATGTACTTTCGATGCATGAACCTTGCCCACGTAGAATTCTTTTGACGTATTCTCCACCATAATTTCATTGCAAACGCCTTCTCTACATCCAGCAGTGATCTGAAACCCAAACCCCCTTCTGCGACTGGAAAACATAATTTCTCCCAGGAAGACCAATGAATCCGTCTCCCATCCTTGCCATCCCACAAAAATGCATTAAACAGCCTACCTAGCCTTAGAAAAATCCCCTTCGGTGGTTTAGAAACCTGCAATAAATAAATAGGCATTGAGTTCAACACATGCCGAAACAATATGATCTTCCCCCCAGCAGACAAGAAGCGGGAACTCCAATGAAGAAGCTTTGCTCTAACAGAAGCAAAAACTCCATCAAATAAAATACTCCTACTACGGCCACGAAACAGTGGCACTCCCAAATATCTCACAGGCCAAGATTGCCCTTGAAACCCCGTAGCTTGTTGAATTAAAGTGATGGTATCCGAAGGAATCTTCGACGAACACAGAAACCTACTCTTGGCAAGATTTATTTTTTGGCCAGAAAGAATTTCATACTCTCGCAACAAGGACGACACAGCTTGCAGACAGTCAACCGATGCCCGTGTGAAGATAACCATGTCATCAGCAAACGCAAGAAACGGGACCAGCCCCCCCTTACTCAAAAATCTAAACCTCGGAGTGTTAGCAACCAGCTGCTGAAGTCTCCGTCCAAGGAATTCCGatacaaaaaggaaaagagtagAAGATAGAGGATCCCCCTGACGTACCCCTCTAGTCGATTTGAAAAAACTCGTGAGCTCCCCATTAACCAATACAGAAAACCACACGTTGGATATTAACCGAAAAACCAGATCTACCACACCTTCCTTAAAGCCAAATTCACGAAGCATGTACAAAAGAAACCCCCATTCCACCCTGTCATAGGCCTTCTCCATATCCAATTTCAAAATTACATTAGGATGAcgcaatttcttgtccaaatccagAATTAATTCCTGAGCGAGGAGGACATTATCCTGTATCCCCCTGCCCGGTATAAATCCAGTCTGAAACTCCAAAATCAACTTAGGAAGGAGTGTATTAATGCGGGTAGACAAAATTTTCGAGATGATCTTCGAACTAACGTTAGATAAGCTTATTGGTCGAAAATCTTTCCACTCACATGCACCCTCCTTCTTAGGCAGTAATGTGATCGTGGTACTTGAAAATCCGCGGGGCATCGAGGCACCAGCGAAGAAATCCTGCACCGCATCCATGAAGTCGTCCTTGATACACTCCCAGCAACTTTGATAAAAACCCCCTCCAAACCCATCGGGTCCCGCAGCACTCTGAGAGTCCAACGAGCATATAACCGTGTGAACTTCTTCTACCGATGGAGACTTCAGCAACATATCGTTCTCTTCTGGCGTAAGTTTCGGCAGCTCAAGTGACGGCCTGATGCCAGAACCTGCAGCGCGGTCTGCTGTGAACAACGTGGAGAAAAAATCACTTGCTGACAGCTTAATATCCTCTATACTATCAAACCAACTGTCGCCACTTCCCCTGATGCGTGCAATAAAATTACAACTGCGTTTTTGCTTAACTGCTGCGTGGAAAAAAGAGGTATTAGCGTCACCCTCTTTGATCCATTTAATCGCAGCCTTTTGTCTCCAAAATTCACATTCCAATTCTAGCTCCCGAGAATGAAGTGCCCTAGCCTCGTGAACTGCCGTCCTAGACACCGTATCCCGATTCTGATCATACAAAATTTCCTTGGCCAATAAATTGTCTGCTGCCTGTTTGACCCTTTGAGAGACATTCCCGAAAACCTCCACATTCCATCGAGATAAAGCTCTTTTAACCACCTGTAACTTATTAAAGAATTTCTGCATTCCCACTCCAGAAACAGACTGAGACCACGCCAACTTGACTATTTGTTGAAAACTGGAGTGACCGCGCCAGACATTGAGGAACCGGAATGATGATCGCCTTGTCGATGTACT of Coffea eugenioides isolate CCC68of unplaced genomic scaffold, Ceug_1.0 ScVebR1_2303;HRSCAF=3308, whole genome shotgun sequence contains these proteins:
- the LOC113756420 gene encoding uncharacterized protein LOC113756420, whose amino-acid sequence is MAALLHGEAPPFVRPAKTFASVLSQSPSSASSGVGLLSTYKGEPLLVISRQDMLQIAAPYSNALVGRFAVGRPSMELIRKFIVSLGLRGECPIGLLDSKHILLRPSEEEDYTRLWCRRFWYVGKFHMSLSKWTIDFKPGAESSIAPVWVNFPGLPLPFFEKQFLLKLGTLLGRPLKVDEATASLKRPSVARILLEVDVLQPPKSRIWIGDDQWGFWQKIEYEDYPSYCGFCSLIGHTEAICHRKHPELRPVRSGPSSKTHVRQVFQPKGVTAVDDSLPVAGSGVVEVPGIQAPDAPVAPEATADLPSQSANPSQGNFPQASVLVHVPVLSNTSLGADEDTQNLLALGRQVSSSPFQELSDDILISDGDNRGLLIATVSEGPNHERHSSSLSPMRNHDRVRLVRSSSEGRSGGRGISLVELKSFQDRLPSRIKASKLCYDPVGGGLDDTDSQLLQKLIQGHKGRPRQSRKREANVSHLGSVQLFLGFDFARSFVNNKIWIFWYSDVRYSFVEAADQLVHVYLSFPSGSSFIISAVYAKCNRIGRRRLWEALEHFSMSVTLPWIAVGDYNVITCAEERIGGSSPNIRDLEEFNSALHRSGLFPVQFDGSAYTWTNGRMWQRLDRAVVNAAWLADVEMTRVAHLQRGRSDHCPLLVKGGSTSTRRSSFRFLNVWRGHSSFQQIVKLAWSQSVSGVGMQKFFNKLQVVKRALSRWNVEVFGNVSQRVKQAADNLLAKEILYDQNRDTVSRTAVHEARALHSRELELECEFWRQKAAIKWIKEGDANTSFFHAAVKQKRSCNFIARIRGSGDSWFDSIEDIKLSASDFFSTLFTADRAAGSGIRPSLELPKLTPEENDMLLKSPSVEEVHTVICSLDSQSAAGPDGFGGGFYQSCWECIKDDFMDAVQDFFAGASMPRGFSSTTITLLPKKEGACEWKDFRPISLSNVSSKIISKILSTRINTLLPKLILEFQTGFIPGRGIQDNVLLAQELILDLDKKLRHPNVILKLDMEKAYDRVEWGFLLYMLREFGFKEGVVDLVFRLISNVWFSVLVNGELTSFFKSTRGVRQGDPLSSTLFLFVSEFLGRRLQQLVANTPRFRFLSKGGLVPFLAFADDMVIFTRASVDCLQAVSSLLREYEILSGQKINLAKSRFLCSSKIPSDTITLIQQATGFQGQSWPVRYLGVPLFRGRSRSILFDGVFASVRAKLLHWSSRFLSAGGKIILFRHVLNSMPIYLLQVSKPPKGIFLRLGRLFNAFLWDGKDGRRIHWSSWEKLCFPVAEGGLGFRSLLDVEKAFAMKLWWRIRQKNSTWARFMHRKYIGDQHPSSAEVGVGSAIWKRVCSVRTVAEANFRWRVGEGFVDFWYDRWLFDEPLSSQCDGEPPHCLVAEFYSSTGWNIERLLQVLPRSVVNSILQTSVDPALKDELVWAPSTDGRFTVSSAWDLIRQRRNLSLVWRGIWCPLLPLKMSYLVWRILAGFLPLDDKLRSRGFSLASKCDCCGDSQESLHHIFVQGNLASAVWKHFFRACGIPWTSFSCVSSLLVVWFQSSGSGRLDHVRCVIPVVVLWFLWRSRNDARFGNVPSACFKVISDINGWLVALGAARMLKRSQLEGDTDTYFARYFQLKPHKSFCPQAISWRKPPRGAVKLNTDASVSNGLAKGGGVVRDFEGKMFGAFYKEFGECEVVHAEGLALLTGLQWCVGTGLSDILVEVDSLVLARLVTSQSIGKWPLCSILSQIRLLLGKVQGTITHIYREANAVADSLTALSLESPFVTFQSHHLLPSRARSLINLDAMGYPYIRN